From Thermovirga sp.:
GTGACACCCTTATGGAAGTGGCCCGCAGGAATGACGTCTACATCCCCGCCCTCTGCTACCTGGAGGGCCTGACCCCCATAGGGTCCTGCCGCATGTGCGTCGTCGAGGTGGAAAAGAACCCCAAAATGCTGACGGCCTGCACCACTCCCGCCCTGGATGGCATGGTGGTGCACACCCAGACGGAGAAACTCCGGGAATACCGGAGGCAGATGCTGGAACTGATCTTCGCCGGGCGCAACCATTTCTGCATGTACTGCTCCCAGAGCGGCGACTGCGAACTCCAGGACCTGGCCATCGAACAC
This genomic window contains:
- a CDS encoding 2Fe-2S iron-sulfur cluster binding domain-containing protein translates to MKEITLTIDGKTCKGAQGDTLMEVARRNDVYIPALCYLEGLTPIGSCRMCVVEVEKNPKMLTACTTPALDGMVVHTQTEKLREYRRQMLELIFAGRNHFCMYCSQSGDCELQDLAIEH